One Agrobacterium vaccinii DNA window includes the following coding sequences:
- a CDS encoding NnrU family protein: MLLLILCLVFFFVTHSLRFIAPAWRDGMIARLGATPWKIVYSLVSILAILLVAYSFDQARQVTGMLYYPPVWMSHIALTLMLFAMICLAAGCLPAGHIVAKTKHPLILAVKIWATSHLLANGETSSVILFASFLAWGVVMRVLLKRRARAGEVVSRAFVSARYDIAAVVLGIVLWAAFIWKLHEWLIGVQPIAM; encoded by the coding sequence ATGCTGCTGCTGATTCTCTGTCTCGTGTTTTTCTTTGTTACGCATTCGTTGCGATTCATCGCGCCCGCTTGGCGTGATGGTATGATTGCCCGCCTGGGCGCAACTCCTTGGAAAATCGTCTACTCGCTGGTCAGCATACTCGCCATTCTGCTGGTTGCCTATTCATTCGATCAGGCGCGGCAGGTTACGGGCATGCTGTATTATCCGCCGGTCTGGATGAGCCATATCGCGCTGACGTTGATGCTGTTTGCGATGATCTGTCTGGCCGCAGGCTGCCTGCCTGCTGGTCATATCGTTGCCAAAACCAAGCATCCGCTGATCCTTGCGGTCAAGATATGGGCGACGTCGCATCTTCTGGCCAATGGCGAGACCTCGTCCGTGATCCTGTTTGCATCGTTTCTGGCGTGGGGCGTGGTCATGCGCGTCCTCTTGAAGCGTCGCGCGCGCGCCGGTGAAGTGGTCAGCCGCGCGTTCGTTTCGGCGCGTTACGATATTGCCGCTGTGGTGCTCGGCATCGTGTTGTGGGCGGCTTTCATCTGGAAGCTGCACGAATGGTTGATTGGTGTGCAGCCTATCGCGATGTAA
- a CDS encoding polysaccharide deacetylase family protein, translating to MFRTFAVLSLSLSVALPALAQTDEKPKQLVLVSFDGAGDNALWTRSRETAKEVGAHFTYFLACTLVMDRKTSAKSYQGPGQKTGRSNVGFGQSIDEVETRLGNIWAAKQEGHEIANHTCGHFDGGNWTTDEWDAEFTSFTSTLENAWQMIGKKGEEPQGWRDFVKGINGFRAPYLSQSDALTTAQKKHGFVYDATSITKGPAWPVKKDGIEHFGLPLIPEGPNDRQIIAMDYNLFVRHSMAIENREKSAEFEERAYHAFRAAFDKQYDGERVPLQLGFHFVKMNGGAYWNAFERLLREVCKKEDVACVSYAEAMPMIEARRGAKSEG from the coding sequence ATGTTTCGTACCTTTGCTGTTTTAAGTCTTTCATTGTCCGTTGCCCTGCCTGCCCTCGCGCAAACAGACGAGAAGCCGAAGCAACTCGTCCTGGTGTCTTTCGATGGCGCGGGCGATAACGCGTTGTGGACACGCAGCCGCGAGACCGCAAAAGAAGTCGGCGCGCATTTCACCTATTTCCTCGCCTGCACGCTGGTCATGGACCGCAAGACCAGCGCTAAAAGCTATCAGGGACCGGGGCAGAAAACCGGGCGATCAAACGTCGGCTTCGGGCAGTCCATCGACGAAGTCGAAACCCGCCTTGGCAACATCTGGGCAGCGAAACAGGAAGGCCACGAAATCGCCAACCACACCTGCGGCCATTTCGACGGTGGCAACTGGACGACAGACGAATGGGACGCCGAGTTCACATCCTTTACCAGCACGCTGGAAAATGCCTGGCAGATGATCGGCAAAAAGGGCGAGGAGCCGCAAGGCTGGCGCGATTTCGTAAAAGGTATCAACGGCTTTCGTGCACCCTATCTGTCCCAGAGCGACGCCTTGACCACCGCGCAGAAGAAGCACGGTTTCGTCTATGATGCGACGAGCATCACCAAGGGTCCGGCATGGCCGGTGAAGAAGGACGGCATCGAACATTTCGGTCTGCCGCTCATTCCTGAGGGGCCGAACGACCGCCAGATCATCGCCATGGACTACAATCTCTTCGTGCGCCACTCCATGGCCATCGAAAATCGCGAGAAATCAGCGGAGTTCGAAGAGCGCGCCTACCACGCCTTCCGCGCCGCCTTCGACAAACAATATGACGGCGAACGCGTCCCCCTCCAGCTCGGCTTCCACTTCGTCAAAATGAACGGCGGCGCGTACTGGAATGCGTTCGAGCGGTTGCTGCGCGAAGTCTGCAAGAAGGAAGACGTTGCCTGCGTAAGCTATGCCGAGGCGATGCCGATGATCGAGGCGCGGCGCGGGGCGAAGTCGGAGGGGTGA
- the sbmA gene encoding peptide antibiotic transporter SbmA yields the protein MFHSFFPKPKLFFTSAVIWAFVAIFGWYLVFQAVGASLGYVMPEQEPFDLTYFIVPANLYFYAYLTACLGIFGAFWTVAAKDHPWKYWSIWGSLLIIAVTYFGVQVSVVINNFRRPFGDLLQNALAKQPGITAWDFYSLQIGFAKLVFFSMVVSIMTDFFTSHYVFRWRTAMNNFYMSKWEKLRHIEGASQRVQEDTMRFSATVEGLGITLINSVMTLVVFLPILFSLSSYVSELPIIGEIPHALFWLAILWSAFGTILLATAGIRLPGLNFRNQRVEAAYRKELVYGEDHAERADPVTVKELFGNVRKNYFRMYWHYLYFNVARYFYLQADAVFLLLMLVPTIVAGKITYGIFQQISTAFGQVSNSFQYLVNSWTTIIELLSIHKRLKAFEAAIDDKPLPEIDQRYLKREAEDGELAANKPT from the coding sequence GTGTTCCATTCCTTCTTCCCAAAACCCAAACTGTTTTTCACCTCCGCAGTGATTTGGGCGTTTGTCGCTATTTTCGGTTGGTATCTTGTATTTCAGGCTGTCGGTGCCTCGCTTGGATATGTGATGCCTGAGCAAGAACCCTTCGATCTCACCTATTTCATCGTACCTGCCAATCTGTATTTCTACGCGTATCTGACGGCATGCCTTGGCATATTTGGTGCATTCTGGACGGTAGCCGCCAAAGACCACCCATGGAAATACTGGTCGATTTGGGGTTCCCTTCTGATTATCGCCGTTACGTACTTCGGGGTCCAAGTCAGCGTCGTCATTAATAATTTTCGACGGCCTTTTGGTGATTTGCTTCAGAATGCGCTTGCCAAACAGCCAGGCATAACGGCTTGGGATTTCTACAGTCTGCAAATTGGTTTCGCCAAGCTGGTATTTTTCAGCATGGTTGTTTCAATCATGACCGACTTTTTCACAAGCCATTATGTCTTCCGTTGGCGGACAGCTATGAACAACTTCTACATGTCAAAATGGGAGAAGCTACGTCACATCGAAGGTGCGTCGCAGCGCGTTCAGGAAGATACGATGCGGTTCTCGGCGACCGTCGAAGGCCTCGGAATTACGCTTATAAATTCTGTTATGACGCTCGTCGTTTTCCTGCCAATTCTGTTCTCGCTATCGAGCTACGTCTCTGAGTTGCCAATTATCGGCGAAATACCACATGCTCTGTTCTGGCTCGCGATTCTATGGTCAGCGTTTGGCACCATACTGTTGGCTACTGCCGGAATTAGATTGCCCGGATTGAATTTCCGAAATCAACGTGTTGAAGCTGCTTACCGTAAAGAGCTTGTTTACGGCGAAGACCATGCTGAGCGAGCGGACCCGGTGACCGTAAAAGAGCTTTTCGGCAATGTCCGAAAGAACTATTTCCGGATGTACTGGCACTATCTATACTTCAACGTTGCGCGCTATTTCTACTTGCAGGCTGATGCGGTATTTTTGCTACTCATGCTGGTTCCCACCATTGTCGCGGGCAAAATTACCTATGGTATATTCCAGCAGATATCCACGGCGTTTGGTCAGGTCAGTAACTCTTTCCAGTATCTGGTCAATTCGTGGACAACGATCATCGAGCTTCTATCCATCCATAAACGCCTAAAGGCCTTCGAGGCCGCTATTGACGACAAGCCGCTGCCGGAAATCGATCAGCGCTATCTGAAGCGTGAGGCGGAAGACGGTGAGTTGGCGGCGAACAAGCCGACCTGA
- the map gene encoding type I methionyl aminopeptidase translates to MVISTEEELVKLKDIGRICALAMQSMADRLEPGITTLELDAIGRKVLDDNDAVSAPEFCYQFPGATCISVNEEVAHGIPGPRVIKAGDLVNIDVSAVKDGFFGDTGSSFAVPPVKKEIERLCRDGKRAMWTGLQQIKSGRPLADIGNAIGAFAKKNRYTLITNLASHGIGRSLHEEPTELATWPDKDETRIMTEGMVFTVEPFLSMGAYWAEDGDDDPWTLFSDPSAPTVQFEHTVVATKNGPLILTLAE, encoded by the coding sequence ATGGTCATCTCCACCGAAGAAGAACTGGTCAAGCTGAAAGACATTGGTCGCATCTGCGCATTGGCGATGCAGAGCATGGCTGATCGGCTGGAACCGGGTATCACCACGCTGGAGCTGGACGCCATTGGCCGCAAGGTTCTCGACGACAACGACGCGGTGTCTGCCCCGGAGTTCTGCTATCAGTTTCCCGGCGCCACCTGCATCAGCGTCAATGAAGAGGTGGCCCACGGTATCCCGGGTCCCCGCGTTATCAAGGCGGGTGATCTCGTCAATATCGACGTGTCGGCGGTGAAGGATGGTTTCTTCGGTGATACCGGCTCGTCCTTTGCCGTGCCGCCCGTCAAAAAGGAAATCGAGCGCCTGTGCCGCGATGGCAAGCGCGCCATGTGGACCGGCCTGCAACAGATCAAATCCGGTCGCCCGCTGGCCGACATCGGCAATGCTATCGGGGCCTTCGCCAAGAAAAACCGCTACACGCTGATCACCAACCTTGCCAGCCACGGCATCGGTCGCTCCCTTCACGAGGAGCCGACCGAACTTGCGACATGGCCAGACAAGGATGAAACCCGGATCATGACAGAAGGCATGGTGTTCACGGTCGAGCCCTTCCTGTCCATGGGTGCCTATTGGGCCGAGGATGGTGATGACGATCCGTGGACGCTGTTCAGCGACCCGAGCGCACCAACGGTTCAGTTCGAACACACGGTTGTGGCGACCAAGAACGGCCCGCTGATCCTCACGCTTGCCGAGTAA
- a CDS encoding LLM class flavin-dependent oxidoreductase encodes MELGLYTFADVDPNAPKGPEGARRLRDLLEEIELADQVGLDVFGLGEHHRPDYAISSPSTVLAAAAVKTKNIRLTSAVSVLSSDDPIRVFQQFATVDLLSNGRAEVMAGRGSFIESYPLFGYNLEDYDELFSEKLDLLLALREQEIVTWSGNTHPPINGRGVYPRPFQERLPVWIAVGGTPQSVARAGAMGLPVALAIIGGEYRRYAPLFDLYREAARRAGQDAAKQKTSINVHGFIADTTDKAADQFYGPQAEVMNRIGRERGWGPTNRAQYDVARGPEGNLFLGEPELVAEKIIRAHGVFKNDRFLLQMAIGLMPHDQIMRGIELYGTKVAPIVRKELTGRADRAKGVA; translated from the coding sequence ATGGAACTGGGGCTTTACACATTCGCGGACGTCGATCCCAACGCACCGAAGGGCCCAGAGGGCGCGCGAAGGCTTCGTGACCTGCTGGAGGAAATAGAGCTCGCCGATCAGGTCGGGCTGGATGTGTTCGGTCTTGGCGAGCACCACCGCCCCGATTATGCGATTTCGTCGCCCTCGACAGTGCTGGCCGCTGCTGCCGTGAAAACCAAAAATATCCGGCTGACGAGCGCCGTCTCCGTGCTCAGTTCCGATGATCCGATCCGCGTGTTCCAGCAATTTGCAACGGTCGATCTTCTCTCCAACGGACGCGCTGAGGTCATGGCCGGTCGCGGGTCCTTCATCGAATCCTATCCGCTGTTCGGCTATAATCTCGAGGATTACGACGAGCTGTTCAGCGAGAAGCTCGATCTGCTTCTGGCGCTCCGTGAGCAGGAGATCGTCACGTGGTCCGGCAACACGCACCCGCCCATCAACGGGCGCGGGGTCTATCCGCGTCCGTTTCAGGAGCGTCTGCCGGTGTGGATTGCCGTCGGCGGCACACCGCAATCGGTGGCGCGCGCCGGTGCCATGGGTCTGCCGGTTGCACTGGCCATTATTGGTGGCGAATACCGGCGATATGCGCCGCTGTTCGATCTCTACCGCGAGGCCGCACGCCGGGCGGGTCAGGATGCGGCAAAGCAGAAAACCAGCATCAACGTCCACGGTTTCATCGCCGACACCACCGACAAAGCTGCCGATCAATTCTACGGTCCGCAGGCCGAGGTGATGAACCGCATCGGTCGCGAACGCGGATGGGGGCCGACCAACCGTGCGCAGTACGACGTGGCGCGTGGGCCGGAAGGCAATCTGTTTCTGGGCGAGCCGGAGCTGGTGGCGGAAAAGATCATCAGGGCACACGGTGTTTTCAAGAATGACCGCTTCCTGTTGCAGATGGCCATTGGCCTGATGCCGCATGATCAGATCATGCGCGGTATCGAGCTGTACGGCACCAAAGTCGCCCCAATCGTCAGAAAAGAATTGACTGGACGTGCCGATAGGGCGAAAGGCGTGGCCTGA